The following proteins are encoded in a genomic region of Agelaius phoeniceus isolate bAgePho1 chromosome 17, bAgePho1.hap1, whole genome shotgun sequence:
- the CD40 gene encoding tumor necrosis factor receptor superfamily member 5 isoform X1 has product MVFASSCCHYQVISQSLECWSGPTALPPHLAPAVFVVIRADSFSPGFHAEECSNPGIHSCQPSPVLLAEVLSGERESLLVPSSPASIAGEKLMSECSETEDSVCVPCDSGHYQPSWTKEKHCAPHDICESNAGLIEKIKGNATHNTVCQCQAGTHCSDISCQTCVENQPCQLGSGFVAAKAMERMSSPCEPCAEGTFSNVSSKTEPCHPWTSCEEKGLMVKVKGTNSSDVICESSRRSSLSVLIPITAAVVTCLVGVCIYCLVHTDSRRRGPKEIEAGEPGENSDTQRPTEQDENVLPVQETLLRGQPVAQEDGKESRISEQEML; this is encoded by the exons ATGGTGTttgccagctcctgctgtcacTATCAGGTCATCTCTCAGTCCCTGGAGTGCTGGAGtggccccacagccctccctccccacctggCCCCTGCAGTGTTTGTGGTGATCAGAGCTGACTCCTTCAGCCCTGGCTTCCATGCAGAAGAGTGCAGCAATCCTGGCATCCACAGCTGCCAGCCttcccctgtcctgctggcagAGGTGCTGTCTGGAGAGAGGGAAAGCCTCCTTGTCCCTTCCTCACCAGCCTCTATTGCAGGGGAAAAACTGATGTCTGAGTGCAGTGAAACAGAAGACTCTGTCTGTGTCCCCTGTGACAGCGGGCACTATCAGCCAAGCTGGACCAAGGAGAAGCACTGTGCTCCTCATGACATCTGTGAAAGCA ATGCTGGCCTGATTGAGAAGATAAAAGGAAATGCAACACACAACACGGTgtgccagtgccaggctggcacGCACTGCTCTGACATCAGCTGCCAGACCTGTGTGGAGAACCAGCCTTGCCAGCTTGGCTCTGGCTTCGTGGCAG ccaaGGCCATGGAGCGGATGTCATCCCCCTGTGAGCCCTGTGCAGAAGGCACCTTCTCCAACGTCTCGTCTAAAACCGAGCCGTGCCACCCCTGGACAAG TTGTGAGGAAAAGGGGCTGATGGTGAAGGTGAAAGGGACGAACTCCTCGGATGTGATCTGTG AGTCGAGCAGGCGCTCCTCCCTGTCAGTGCTGATCCCCATCACAGCTGCAGTTGTCACATGCCTCGTGGGTGTCTGCATCTACTGCCTGGTGCACACAG ATTCCAGGCGACGAGGGCCAAAGGAG aTAGAGGCTGGGGAGCCCGGAGAGAACTCAGATACCCAGCGGCCCACGGAGCAGGATGAGAATGTCTTGCCTGTGCAGGAGACCCTACTCAGGGGCCAGCCTGTGGCCCAGGAGGATGGCAAGGAGAGCCGCATCTCGGAGCAGGAGATGCTGTGA
- the CD40 gene encoding tumor necrosis factor receptor superfamily member 5 isoform X2 — MNRLGLWGLLCAALLGCWEPADALTCFDKQYIYKGRCCNRCRPGEKLMSECSETEDSVCVPCDSGHYQPSWTKEKHCAPHDICESNAGLIEKIKGNATHNTVCQCQAGTHCSDISCQTCVENQPCQLGSGFVAAKAMERMSSPCEPCAEGTFSNVSSKTEPCHPWTSCEEKGLMVKVKGTNSSDVICESSRRSSLSVLIPITAAVVTCLVGVCIYCLVHTDSRRRGPKEIEAGEPGENSDTQRPTEQDENVLPVQETLLRGQPVAQEDGKESRISEQEML; from the exons ATGAACCGGCTGGGGCTTTGGGGACTGCTCTGCGCGGCGCTGCTGGGC tgctgggagcctgcTGATGCCTTGACATGCTTTGATAAGCAGTATATATACAAGGGCAGATGCTGCAACCGGTGTCGGCCAG GGGAAAAACTGATGTCTGAGTGCAGTGAAACAGAAGACTCTGTCTGTGTCCCCTGTGACAGCGGGCACTATCAGCCAAGCTGGACCAAGGAGAAGCACTGTGCTCCTCATGACATCTGTGAAAGCA ATGCTGGCCTGATTGAGAAGATAAAAGGAAATGCAACACACAACACGGTgtgccagtgccaggctggcacGCACTGCTCTGACATCAGCTGCCAGACCTGTGTGGAGAACCAGCCTTGCCAGCTTGGCTCTGGCTTCGTGGCAG ccaaGGCCATGGAGCGGATGTCATCCCCCTGTGAGCCCTGTGCAGAAGGCACCTTCTCCAACGTCTCGTCTAAAACCGAGCCGTGCCACCCCTGGACAAG TTGTGAGGAAAAGGGGCTGATGGTGAAGGTGAAAGGGACGAACTCCTCGGATGTGATCTGTG AGTCGAGCAGGCGCTCCTCCCTGTCAGTGCTGATCCCCATCACAGCTGCAGTTGTCACATGCCTCGTGGGTGTCTGCATCTACTGCCTGGTGCACACAG ATTCCAGGCGACGAGGGCCAAAGGAG aTAGAGGCTGGGGAGCCCGGAGAGAACTCAGATACCCAGCGGCCCACGGAGCAGGATGAGAATGTCTTGCCTGTGCAGGAGACCCTACTCAGGGGCCAGCCTGTGGCCCAGGAGGATGGCAAGGAGAGCCGCATCTCGGAGCAGGAGATGCTGTGA
- the CD40 gene encoding tumor necrosis factor receptor superfamily member 5 isoform X4, giving the protein MSECSETEDSVCVPCDSGHYQPSWTKEKHCAPHDICESNAGLIEKIKGNATHNTVCQCQAGTHCSDISCQTCVENQPCQLGSGFVAAKAMERMSSPCEPCAEGTFSNVSSKTEPCHPWTSCEEKGLMVKVKGTNSSDVICESSRRSSLSVLIPITAAVVTCLVGVCIYCLVHTDSRRRGPKEIEAGEPGENSDTQRPTEQDENVLPVQETLLRGQPVAQEDGKESRISEQEML; this is encoded by the exons ATGTCTGAGTGCAGTGAAACAGAAGACTCTGTCTGTGTCCCCTGTGACAGCGGGCACTATCAGCCAAGCTGGACCAAGGAGAAGCACTGTGCTCCTCATGACATCTGTGAAAGCA ATGCTGGCCTGATTGAGAAGATAAAAGGAAATGCAACACACAACACGGTgtgccagtgccaggctggcacGCACTGCTCTGACATCAGCTGCCAGACCTGTGTGGAGAACCAGCCTTGCCAGCTTGGCTCTGGCTTCGTGGCAG ccaaGGCCATGGAGCGGATGTCATCCCCCTGTGAGCCCTGTGCAGAAGGCACCTTCTCCAACGTCTCGTCTAAAACCGAGCCGTGCCACCCCTGGACAAG TTGTGAGGAAAAGGGGCTGATGGTGAAGGTGAAAGGGACGAACTCCTCGGATGTGATCTGTG AGTCGAGCAGGCGCTCCTCCCTGTCAGTGCTGATCCCCATCACAGCTGCAGTTGTCACATGCCTCGTGGGTGTCTGCATCTACTGCCTGGTGCACACAG ATTCCAGGCGACGAGGGCCAAAGGAG aTAGAGGCTGGGGAGCCCGGAGAGAACTCAGATACCCAGCGGCCCACGGAGCAGGATGAGAATGTCTTGCCTGTGCAGGAGACCCTACTCAGGGGCCAGCCTGTGGCCCAGGAGGATGGCAAGGAGAGCCGCATCTCGGAGCAGGAGATGCTGTGA
- the CD40 gene encoding tumor necrosis factor receptor superfamily member 5 isoform X3 yields MNRLGLWGLLCAALLGCWEPADALTCFDKQYIYKGRCCNRCRPGEKLMSECSETEDSVCVPCDSGHYQPSWTKEKHCAPHDICESNAGLIEKIKGNATHNTVCQCQAGTHCSDISCQTCVENQPCQLGSGFVAAKAMERMSSPCEPCAEGTFSNVSSKTEPCHPWTSCEEKGLMVKVKGTNSSDVICESSRRSSLSVLIPITAAVVTCLVGVCIYCLVHTDSRRRGPKEETLLRGQPVAQEDGKESRISEQEML; encoded by the exons ATGAACCGGCTGGGGCTTTGGGGACTGCTCTGCGCGGCGCTGCTGGGC tgctgggagcctgcTGATGCCTTGACATGCTTTGATAAGCAGTATATATACAAGGGCAGATGCTGCAACCGGTGTCGGCCAG GGGAAAAACTGATGTCTGAGTGCAGTGAAACAGAAGACTCTGTCTGTGTCCCCTGTGACAGCGGGCACTATCAGCCAAGCTGGACCAAGGAGAAGCACTGTGCTCCTCATGACATCTGTGAAAGCA ATGCTGGCCTGATTGAGAAGATAAAAGGAAATGCAACACACAACACGGTgtgccagtgccaggctggcacGCACTGCTCTGACATCAGCTGCCAGACCTGTGTGGAGAACCAGCCTTGCCAGCTTGGCTCTGGCTTCGTGGCAG ccaaGGCCATGGAGCGGATGTCATCCCCCTGTGAGCCCTGTGCAGAAGGCACCTTCTCCAACGTCTCGTCTAAAACCGAGCCGTGCCACCCCTGGACAAG TTGTGAGGAAAAGGGGCTGATGGTGAAGGTGAAAGGGACGAACTCCTCGGATGTGATCTGTG AGTCGAGCAGGCGCTCCTCCCTGTCAGTGCTGATCCCCATCACAGCTGCAGTTGTCACATGCCTCGTGGGTGTCTGCATCTACTGCCTGGTGCACACAG ATTCCAGGCGACGAGGGCCAAAGGAG GAGACCCTACTCAGGGGCCAGCCTGTGGCCCAGGAGGATGGCAAGGAGAGCCGCATCTCGGAGCAGGAGATGCTGTGA